From the Solanum lycopersicum chromosome 10, SLM_r2.1 genome, one window contains:
- the LOC138338798 gene encoding uncharacterized protein, translating into MVVNILDHLTNTASIKSGALLTVAYVINLSPAVALQSDVPNSVWYGKDISYDHLRVYDYKAFVHVPKDERSKLDAKNQTIEDIEKVEKVESSSFDDIVHHDDVPHTSVHDVIGLDYHDDTQNHVSNKHVDVDNNKDIVIHDPVAHQVMD; encoded by the exons atggtggtgaatattTTGGACCATTTGACGAATACTGCAAGCATCAAG AGTGGGGCTCTATTGACCGTTGCATatgttattaatctatctcctgctgttgctttgcaaagtgatgtaccaaatagtgtttggtatggaaaAGATATTTCctatgaccatttgagagtatATGATTACAAAGCTTTTGTTCATGTGCCGAAAGATGAGAGGTCCAAGTTAGATGCCAAG aatcaaacaattgaagatattgaaaaAGTGGAGAAGGTAGAATCTTCAAGTTTTGATGATATAGTTCATCATGATGACGTTCCTCACACAAGTGTGCATGATGTTATTGGACTTGATTATCACGATGACACCCAGAATCATGTATCAAATaaacatgttgatgttgataataacaaGGATATTGTTATTCATGATCCTGTTGCTCATCAAGTTATGGACTAA